Proteins encoded within one genomic window of Bacteroidota bacterium:
- the buk gene encoding butyrate kinase → MERTFILTIKPEKDLTRIGIFYNANAVFLKSVKHNSIELSESNIENEAAVRANAILDELKTEVQITDIKIIMARGGLLKPIPSGIYEVNEKLEHDLIHSEIGIHPVNLGGLIAASIARQIQDCRAFIVDPVVVDEMNDIARFTGLPMLHRSSIFHALNQKAVARRHARALLKNYEELNLIVAQIGEGISIGAHCKGKVIDVNQDFDGEGPFSLRSAGTLPAGDLVRLCFSGKYSESQIMEMLRDKGGIFAYIGTKDIYTLQKRLAEGDPQVKQLFEAMAYQISKYIGSLSPVLYGKIDAIILTGNLVSDRWFVNLIIERIKNLAPVYIHAGEDIIEALAQNGLMVQKGEAKILEYN, encoded by the coding sequence ATGGAACGTACGTTTATCCTAACTATTAAGCCCGAAAAAGATCTGACCCGTATTGGCATTTTTTATAATGCCAATGCAGTATTTTTGAAATCTGTCAAGCACAATTCTATAGAATTGTCAGAAAGCAACATCGAAAATGAAGCCGCTGTCCGGGCCAACGCCATATTGGATGAGCTAAAAACCGAAGTACAAATTACGGACATTAAAATAATTATGGCACGTGGCGGTCTGCTGAAGCCCATTCCTTCAGGGATTTATGAAGTGAATGAAAAACTGGAACACGATCTCATTCATTCAGAAATCGGAATACATCCGGTTAATTTAGGAGGATTAATTGCAGCCAGTATTGCCAGGCAAATTCAGGATTGCAGGGCTTTCATTGTTGATCCCGTCGTAGTGGATGAGATGAACGACATTGCCCGTTTCACAGGGCTGCCCATGCTTCACCGCAGCTCTATCTTTCATGCATTAAACCAAAAAGCAGTAGCCCGCCGGCATGCCAGGGCCTTGTTGAAAAATTACGAAGAACTCAACTTGATTGTCGCCCAGATTGGTGAAGGAATCTCTATTGGCGCACACTGTAAAGGGAAAGTGATTGATGTCAACCAGGATTTTGACGGAGAAGGCCCGTTCTCACTCAGAAGCGCCGGAACCCTTCCGGCCGGTGATCTGGTCAGGCTTTGTTTCAGCGGAAAATACTCTGAAAGCCAAATCATGGAAATGTTGCGCGACAAAGGTGGAATCTTTGCCTACATCGGGACCAAAGATATTTATACATTACAAAAACGCCTGGCTGAAGGCGACCCACAGGTTAAGCAGCTTTTTGAAGCCATGGCTTACCAGATCTCAAAATACATCGGCTCCCTCTCCCCTGTTTTATACGGGAAAATTGATGCCATCATCCTTACCGGCAACCTGGTAAGCGACAGATGGTTTGTAAATTTAATCATTGAAAGGATTAAGAATCTTGCGCCGGTATATATTCATGCCGGCGAAGATATTATTGAAGCTCTTGCTCAAAATGGCCTGATGGTCCAAAAAGGCGAAGCTAAAATCCTGGAATATAATTAG
- a CDS encoding serine hydrolase domain-containing protein, whose product MRHSFTFPAIFSSLFLIFTIGFSDNLKASDNGKIIFSKTSTSYKGLINSYSSNPIMDQIDDHVDNFLHKWGVVGASVAIAKNGRMVYAKGFGYADRETGEPVKPGSLFRIASVSKLITATTIMHLVEKGELKLTDKPFGPQGILNDPAYQKIADPRVGTITINQLLNHTGGWNVRFGDPMFRPIGIARFMHSTPPADMNTIIRYVLGQKLSFEPGTRYHYSNFGYAVLGKIIEKITGMNYEAYVDQSILWPLGIFDMRIGKTAPEDRMRNEVKYYEMGKIQKTVPIDGSKQLVPRSYGNDIEDLEGAGGWIASAASILKLVVAIDGNDGSPDILSSESIKTMTDPVLTGYRPLGWIRIDDQGTWMRTGTMSGSSAVVVRQNDGVDWVVLFNSSIQYRFLIHKDMFRLMSQVISGLSTWPSIDLFCYYQLPPIDPIRILNVIPQDSDLTNVNNFMASNYGTYVYPNY is encoded by the coding sequence ATGAGGCATTCTTTCACATTTCCAGCAATTTTCAGTTCACTTTTTCTAATTTTCACCATTGGATTTTCAGACAACCTAAAGGCAAGCGATAACGGGAAAATCATATTTTCGAAAACAAGCACTTCATACAAAGGTCTGATTAATAGCTACTCATCCAATCCGATTATGGATCAAATAGACGATCATGTGGATAATTTTTTGCACAAATGGGGTGTGGTAGGTGCTTCCGTTGCTATTGCAAAAAATGGACGGATGGTTTATGCCAAAGGCTTTGGATATGCTGACAGGGAGACAGGAGAACCGGTTAAACCAGGCAGTTTATTTAGAATTGCAAGCGTTTCAAAACTAATTACCGCCACCACGATCATGCATTTGGTAGAAAAGGGCGAATTGAAATTGACAGACAAGCCCTTTGGTCCCCAGGGGATTTTAAATGATCCGGCCTATCAAAAAATTGCAGATCCAAGGGTAGGCACCATCACGATTAATCAATTACTCAATCATACGGGAGGCTGGAATGTCAGATTTGGAGATCCTATGTTCAGGCCCATAGGGATAGCAAGGTTTATGCATTCTACTCCTCCTGCAGACATGAATACCATTATCCGTTATGTTCTTGGTCAAAAATTGAGTTTCGAACCCGGCACAAGGTATCATTATTCAAATTTTGGTTATGCTGTTCTGGGAAAGATCATTGAAAAAATCACCGGCATGAACTATGAAGCCTATGTGGATCAGTCCATTCTCTGGCCACTGGGAATCTTTGATATGCGCATTGGCAAAACTGCCCCTGAAGACAGGATGCGAAATGAAGTAAAATACTATGAAATGGGGAAAATTCAGAAAACTGTCCCCATAGATGGTTCCAAACAACTTGTCCCCAGATCCTATGGAAATGACATTGAAGACCTTGAAGGAGCAGGAGGTTGGATTGCTTCGGCTGCCAGCATTTTGAAATTGGTGGTTGCCATAGATGGGAATGACGGAAGTCCGGATATTCTTTCATCCGAAAGCATTAAAACCATGACAGACCCAGTTCTTACCGGATACAGGCCATTGGGCTGGATCCGTATTGATGACCAGGGAACCTGGATGCGTACCGGAACCATGTCTGGCTCTTCAGCCGTGGTAGTCAGGCAAAATGATGGCGTTGACTGGGTAGTGCTCTTCAATTCAAGCATTCAATATAGATTTTTAATTCACAAAGATATGTTTCGTCTCATGAGCCAGGTTATCTCAGGTCTTTCGACCTGGCCGTCCATAGATTTATTTTGTTATTATCAGTTACCGCCCATTGATCCTATCCGGATATTAAATGTAATACCGCAGGATTCTGACTTAACGAATGTCAACAATTTTATGGCCTCAAATTATGGAACGTACGTTTATCCTAACTATTAA